GTAGATATTTGGTTAAAACGTCCGCTTAATAAAATTAAAATTTACTTAGAGAAAATTCCTTTAATATTAGTAGGAATTCCTATTGCTCTGGTCACTTTATTAGCGCAAAAGGAAGTTCATTTTTTGCAACACCACAATAGTTTTGGATGGGATAATATTGTTTTTGCATCATTGGCTCTGGTAAAATACGTGTACCATCTTTTATTACCCCTTCAGCTTTCTGTTATATATCCTTTTCCTCCAGAACTTTCGATTATACATTGGTTATGTTTATTACCTGCCATTGCTTTTATCATGCTTATATTATTTTCATTCAAAAATGATTGGCATGTTTTGTGCGGTGGCCTATTGTTCTTTCTGGTAAACCTGTTACCTGTTTTGCAATTAGTTCAATTTGGAGAACAGTTAATGGCTGACCGTTACTTATATATTGCAGGAATAGGGATATGGTTTCCATTCTTTTATTTTTTGTTTCAAAAGTTTGAGAGAATAGGAAATCATATTGTTATTGGCATTAGTACCACTGTTGCTTTATTTTTTATTTTTCTTAGTATTCAACGTAATAATATTTGGTTAAATAATATTCAATTCTGGACCTCGGTGGTTGAGGATTATCCAAAATCAGCGATTGCGCATTACAGTTTAGGAGCCGCATACATGAATGAGAAACAATATGAGAAGGCTAATGAACATATGATTTGGGCGATATTTGTAGAACCCGGAAATTTCAAGGCATGGAGAAATAAAAGTGTTTTGCATTTGCGCCAAGGTGAAACGCGAGAAGCATTACAAGCTATTCAAAAAAGCATACAATTGCGTTCATCGGCTAAATCATATTTTACCAGAGCTCTTATTTATTATCGAATCAAAAAATTTGATTTGGCTTTAATGGATTTAAATCAAGTAATTACCAGACAAAAATGCAATGCAAGAGCCTATTGTTTAAGAGCTGAATGCGAGGAGCATTTAAAAGATACACTTACGGCATTAAACGATTTTAATTTAGCAATTCGATACGATTCTAAGGAAGCCCTTTATTTACAGAAACGGGGAATATTATTGGCAAAGCAAGGTAAAAGTGAATTGGCATTAAAGGATTTGAACGCCGCGTTAGCTAGAAATCCTAACAATGGAGAGTTATATTATTTAAAGGCTTTGTTATTATTTCAAATGGGAAAAAGTCCATGTAGCGATTTAACTATGGCCACTCAATATGGATGCGTTGAAGCCGATGTTGCCAGAAGTAAAATATGTAAATAAAATTAACCGAAATTGATGAGTGTAATTTTAAACATTGTGAATCCCTGTTATAATCCCAAACAAGGTTGGGAAAAGAATTTGTTAGAGAATTACAAAAGTTTAATTCTACAATTACCCGCTGAAGTGAAAGTACATTTATTTTTGGTTAACGATGGCTCTTGCGAAGGTATCTCTAATCAAAGTATTATATATTTGGATGAACAACTGCATCATTTTACTTATATTCATCATTCTGAAAATTCAGGTAAGGGATTTGCAATACGATCAGCTATGCAAAGAATAAAGGAGGGTTATGTGATGTATACAGATATAGACTATCCTTTTAAAACGGAAAGCATGGTGGAAATTTTTCACCTGCTACATAGCAGTAAATATGATGTGGTGCTTGGTGTAAGAACAAGAGAGTATTTTCGTAAACTCCCTTTAACACGTAAAATATTTTCTTTTTTATTAAGAACGGCTAATCATTTGTTTTTCCCCGGGTTGTTGGTGAAAGATACTCAATCCGGATTAAAAGCCTGTAATCAAAAGGGAAGAGCTGCTTTTTTGAATACCCGAATAAATGGATTTTTATTTGAGCCTGAATTTATTCGACTCTGCACACGAGAAAATTTAAGAATAAAAGGCATAGCTCTTAAAGCGAAAGATAATATTTATTTTTCTTTTTTGGATTGGAAGGTATTACGAAAAGAGTTATGCAACTACATTCGTTTGATGGTTTGAGTCCAAGTTTTTATACTTTTTTTTCAATTCAGTGTAAATTTCAAATTTGATTCAAGTAATTAACAATGAATTCCGGTTTTAATATGCAATTTGTGTTAATGATCCTGAGCGGATGAAGTAGTAGATGCTTTTGGAAGCAAAGCTTTTTTAACCCGCTCGCTTATTTCTCGCGCAATCGCTGAAAAATGTTTATCGATTATTTTTTTAGGCGTATTTAAATTAAAAGCAAACTCCGTTTCGGCAATTCCGGAATTTATTTCTTTTAGTTCGTTATTATAAACCGTGTAATGCAAAATTATTTTCCGGTTTCCATTGGGATTCACCAGTTCGCCTGGATTTTTAGCTCCTGCCGCTTTTATTTCCAATTGATTGACAAATAAAAATAAATCACAACGGTATTTGGAACCTAAAGAAGTTAACACTTTGCCCTGACTAACCTTGGCATTCATGAAACGATTTTCTACATCGGTTTCTACATTCAATTGTCCTTTTTCAATTTTTTTCTCTTGTTTTTCACGCACAGGCGCTTTGTAATTGGCTTGATCGGGAACTTTTAAATACTCGTATTGCAAATATTGATAAATGCTTTCCAAATCTTTTTTATACTTCACGGTGTCTTCCACCAAATCTACAACGGCATACTTATTATTTTTAAAAGCTTTGTACAATTGCTCATTAATTCCGTTTCTGAAAGAATTTTTAATTTGTCTGGCGCTTAATTTGGTTTCCTGGT
This sequence is a window from Sphingobacteriaceae bacterium. Protein-coding genes within it:
- a CDS encoding tetratricopeptide repeat protein is translated as MSSLSVYSKKTTLHLVLLVGALLIAYTKILQADFISWDDLDYVFNIRDCQRGLHLKMLPLWFSRHYLGNYQPLPILTYALDHVLGGTAPFVYHLQSLLWHAGTVVLVFLFFSRIQENKWLAFFIALFFAIHPVQTESVAWISARNKSMNAFFCFLSMHVYLTYVFTNKNSLLIWVTVFGLMAYLCKATALSLPFTLFAVDIWLKRPLNKIKIYLEKIPLILVGIPIALVTLLAQKEVHFLQHHNSFGWDNIVFASLALVKYVYHLLLPLQLSVIYPFPPELSIIHWLCLLPAIAFIMLILFSFKNDWHVLCGGLLFFLVNLLPVLQLVQFGEQLMADRYLYIAGIGIWFPFFYFLFQKFERIGNHIVIGISTTVALFFIFLSIQRNNIWLNNIQFWTSVVEDYPKSAIAHYSLGAAYMNEKQYEKANEHMIWAIFVEPGNFKAWRNKSVLHLRQGETREALQAIQKSIQLRSSAKSYFTRALIYYRIKKFDLALMDLNQVITRQKCNARAYCLRAECEEHLKDTLTALNDFNLAIRYDSKEALYLQKRGILLAKQGKSELALKDLNAALARNPNNGELYYLKALLLFQMGKSPCSDLTMATQYGCVEADVARSKICK
- a CDS encoding glycosyltransferase family 2 protein; its protein translation is MSVILNIVNPCYNPKQGWEKNLLENYKSLILQLPAEVKVHLFLVNDGSCEGISNQSIIYLDEQLHHFTYIHHSENSGKGFAIRSAMQRIKEGYVMYTDIDYPFKTESMVEIFHLLHSSKYDVVLGVRTREYFRKLPLTRKIFSFLLRTANHLFFPGLLVKDTQSGLKACNQKGRAAFLNTRINGFLFEPEFIRLCTRENLRIKGIALKAKDNIYFSFLDWKVLRKELCNYIRLMV